A region of Mesorhizobium sp. AR02 DNA encodes the following proteins:
- a CDS encoding carbohydrate ABC transporter permease, producing the protein MLNRTAENVARATPEPLARKVRGISDKGLAWLFISPTILLLLAINIFPLFWAIYLSFTNYRANRPNEVVKNLGFANYQRILGDQDIWIAMQTTAHFVFWTILLQTLIGFTLAWLIDRKFRGHAFWTTLILVPMMLSPAVVGNFWRFLYEPQIGLFSYVISFVSGIPPTSIQMLSNVSLAPWSIIIVDTWMWTPYVMLICLAGLRSIPEYIYEAAEVDRASNWRQFWSITLPMALPFIMLAVLFRGIENFKMFDMVNLLTGGGPGSTTEVASITLKRQAFESWRTGYSSAFAIILFVAVFGLANIYVKALNKVKQR; encoded by the coding sequence ATGCTCAATCGGACCGCGGAGAACGTTGCCCGGGCGACCCCGGAACCGTTGGCCCGCAAGGTCCGTGGCATCAGCGACAAGGGCCTCGCCTGGCTGTTCATCTCGCCGACGATCCTGTTGCTGCTCGCCATCAACATCTTCCCGCTGTTCTGGGCGATCTATCTCTCCTTCACCAATTACCGGGCCAACCGGCCGAACGAAGTGGTGAAGAATCTCGGCTTTGCCAACTACCAGCGCATCCTCGGCGACCAGGACATCTGGATCGCCATGCAGACGACGGCGCATTTCGTGTTCTGGACCATCCTGTTGCAGACGCTGATCGGCTTCACGCTGGCCTGGCTGATCGACCGGAAATTCCGCGGCCATGCCTTCTGGACGACGCTGATCCTGGTGCCGATGATGCTGTCGCCGGCAGTGGTCGGCAATTTCTGGCGCTTCCTCTACGAGCCGCAGATCGGCCTGTTCTCCTATGTCATCTCGTTCGTCAGCGGCATTCCACCGACAAGCATCCAGATGTTGTCCAACGTGTCGCTGGCGCCGTGGTCGATCATCATCGTCGATACCTGGATGTGGACGCCCTACGTGATGCTGATCTGCCTCGCCGGCCTGCGCTCCATCCCCGAATACATCTATGAGGCGGCCGAGGTCGACCGCGCCTCCAACTGGCGGCAGTTCTGGTCGATCACGCTGCCGATGGCGCTGCCCTTCATCATGCTGGCGGTGCTGTTTCGCGGCATCGAAAACTTCAAGATGTTCGACATGGTCAACCTGCTCACCGGCGGCGGGCCAGGCTCGACCACCGAGGTCGCCTCGATCACGCTGAAGCGGCAGGCGTTCGAGAGCTGGCGCACCGGCTATTCCTCGGCCTTCGCCATCATCCTGTTCGTCGCGGTGTTCGGCCTCGCCAACATCTACGTCAAGGCGCTCAACAAGGTGAAGCAGAGATGA
- a CDS encoding ABC transporter substrate-binding protein, whose translation MKSSLKLALGLASAMVASTAVSNAAHAEDLTLCWAAWDPANALVELSKDFTKETGIGMKFEFVPWTNYADRFLNELNSHGKLCDLIIGDSQWIGGAAENSHYVKLNDFFDKEKISMDDFVPATVVGYSEWPKNTPNYWALPAMGDVVGWTYRKDWFSKPELQKEFKEKYGWDLGPPATFDQLKQIAEFFQKRQIDGKTVYGASIYTERGSEGITMGAMDVLYSYGFQYENPKKPYEMEGFVNSPDAVKGLEFYKALYDCCTPPGASNSYMGEGVDAFKSGQVAMHMNFAFTWPGLQKDENVGGDKIGYFVNPKGPGGAQFAQLGGQGISVVSYSDKHESALKYIKWFANKDVQAKWWSLGGYSCLNAVVKDPKFPASQPYAQAFLDSMAIVKDFWAEPSYAPLLQASQKRFHDYVVAGQGSAKDALDGLVKDWTQVFQDDGKM comes from the coding sequence ATGAAATCGAGCTTGAAACTGGCGTTGGGACTGGCCTCGGCAATGGTTGCGTCGACAGCTGTCTCGAACGCCGCGCACGCTGAAGACCTGACGCTTTGCTGGGCCGCCTGGGACCCGGCCAACGCACTCGTCGAACTGTCCAAGGATTTTACCAAGGAAACCGGCATCGGCATGAAATTCGAGTTCGTGCCGTGGACCAACTATGCCGACCGCTTCCTCAACGAGCTGAACTCGCACGGCAAATTGTGCGACCTGATCATCGGCGATAGCCAGTGGATCGGCGGCGCCGCCGAGAACAGTCACTACGTCAAGCTGAACGACTTCTTCGACAAGGAGAAGATCAGCATGGACGACTTCGTGCCGGCGACCGTGGTCGGCTATTCGGAATGGCCGAAGAACACGCCCAACTACTGGGCGCTGCCGGCCATGGGCGACGTCGTCGGGTGGACCTATCGCAAGGACTGGTTCTCCAAGCCCGAGCTGCAGAAGGAATTCAAGGAGAAGTACGGCTGGGATCTCGGCCCGCCGGCGACCTTCGACCAGTTGAAGCAGATCGCCGAATTCTTCCAGAAGCGGCAGATCGACGGCAAGACCGTCTATGGCGCCTCGATCTACACCGAGCGTGGATCCGAAGGCATCACCATGGGCGCCATGGACGTGCTCTACAGCTATGGCTTCCAATACGAGAACCCCAAGAAGCCCTACGAGATGGAAGGCTTCGTCAATTCGCCCGACGCGGTCAAAGGCCTGGAGTTCTACAAGGCGCTCTATGATTGCTGCACCCCTCCAGGCGCATCGAACAGCTACATGGGTGAAGGCGTCGATGCTTTCAAATCCGGACAGGTGGCGATGCACATGAACTTCGCCTTCACCTGGCCGGGCCTGCAGAAGGACGAAAATGTCGGTGGTGACAAGATCGGCTACTTCGTCAATCCAAAGGGTCCCGGCGGCGCCCAGTTCGCCCAGCTCGGCGGCCAGGGCATCTCGGTGGTGTCCTATTCCGACAAGCACGAATCGGCGCTGAAATACATCAAGTGGTTCGCCAACAAGGACGTCCAGGCCAAGTGGTGGTCGCTCGGTGGCTATTCCTGCCTGAACGCGGTCGTCAAGGATCCGAAGTTCCCGGCCAGCCAGCCCTACGCCCAGGCCTTCCTCGACTCGATGGCCATCGTGAAGGACTTCTGGGCGGAACCGAGCTACGCGCCGCTGCTGCAGGCGTCGCAGAAGCGCTTCCATGACTATGTCGTCGCCGGCCAGGGTTCTGCCAAGGATGCGCTCGACGGCCTGGTCAAGGACTGGACCCAGGTCTTCCAGGACGATGGCAAGATGTAA